One Ahaetulla prasina isolate Xishuangbanna chromosome 17, ASM2864084v1, whole genome shotgun sequence genomic window carries:
- the EIF1AD gene encoding probable RNA-binding protein EIF1AD isoform X1 has protein sequence MSQATKRKHVVKEVLEEYVVPSERQKIVRVLGTPGNNLHEVETPERTRFLVSMPNKFRKNIWIKRGDFLLVDPIEEGEKVKAEINFVLYKDHVQYLKKEGYWPDAFLGDVKGTQSNTKESREGVQSTPQSSGEEDSEDDDTDLFVNTNRITYDFMESEKSSDSEEEEK, from the exons ATGTCCCAGGCAACCAAACGCAAACACGTGGTCAAAGAAGTGCTAGAGGAATATGTGGTTCCTTCAGAGAGGCAGAAGATTGTCCGG GTGCTCGGGACCCCAGGAAACAACCTCCATGAAGTGGAGACCCCTGAGAGGACGCGGTTCCTGGTCAGCATGCCCAACAAATTCCGTAAGAACATTTGGATCAAGAGAG gAGATTTCTTACTGGTGGATCCCATTGAAGAAGGGGAGAAAGTAAAAGCAGAAATCAATTTTGTCCTTTACAAGGACCACGTTCAGTACCTTAAGAAGGAAGGATATTG gCCTGATGCTTTCTTAGGAGACGTAAAAGGAACTCAAAGCAATACTAAAGAAAG TAGAGAGGGGGTACAAAGCACCCCTCAGTCATCTGGAGAAGAGGATTCTGAAGACGACGATACCGACCTCTTTGTGAACACAAACCGAATAACTTACGACTTTATGGAGAGCGAGAAGAGCAGCGAttctgaggaagaagaaaaataa
- the EIF1AD gene encoding probable RNA-binding protein EIF1AD isoform X2: MSQATKRKHVVKEVLEEYVVPSERQKIVRVLGTPGNNLHEVETPERTRFLVSMPNKFRKNIWIKRGDFLLVDPIEEGEKVKAEINFVLYKDHVQYLKKEGYWPDAFLGDVKGTQSNTKEREGVQSTPQSSGEEDSEDDDTDLFVNTNRITYDFMESEKSSDSEEEEK; the protein is encoded by the exons ATGTCCCAGGCAACCAAACGCAAACACGTGGTCAAAGAAGTGCTAGAGGAATATGTGGTTCCTTCAGAGAGGCAGAAGATTGTCCGG GTGCTCGGGACCCCAGGAAACAACCTCCATGAAGTGGAGACCCCTGAGAGGACGCGGTTCCTGGTCAGCATGCCCAACAAATTCCGTAAGAACATTTGGATCAAGAGAG gAGATTTCTTACTGGTGGATCCCATTGAAGAAGGGGAGAAAGTAAAAGCAGAAATCAATTTTGTCCTTTACAAGGACCACGTTCAGTACCTTAAGAAGGAAGGATATTG gCCTGATGCTTTCTTAGGAGACGTAAAAGGAACTCAAAGCAATACTAAAGAAAG AGAGGGGGTACAAAGCACCCCTCAGTCATCTGGAGAAGAGGATTCTGAAGACGACGATACCGACCTCTTTGTGAACACAAACCGAATAACTTACGACTTTATGGAGAGCGAGAAGAGCAGCGAttctgaggaagaagaaaaataa